Proteins encoded in a region of the Pieris rapae chromosome 12, ilPieRapa1.1, whole genome shotgun sequence genome:
- the LOC111001338 gene encoding patronin isoform X1, whose translation MVAMVASASGYGTLRRFLSAPNGAHSDDSAFVPSASVSVSSKQRASIKWLLSKAFNNRVPDNLQEPFYRDHEGQERLKPAITGGLASAELYCLALANVYSDPGFHSLNHTAILQALTRKGAPPVSAAPLTETVLIQNNPLRLSAHLAVTEALMAVYAREVVTPERVAAAALRFGGGPPAGVASPEEGLLVWINAACAAFNRAREAGCAEVAGVRSVEEVCSGAALAALLAWYCPGAVPRSAVRAAPLASLHDSLHNLSLVYDFCRDHLPHNCFHMLPEDVTYMRGSMRQNLVALLADLFNLLEVHPVLAVQRSRAGPSGSAERSNAWGVRHSRHLPPPDPVPIPRLRDSLDDRPFADVRAGSRSPSSGGRASRAGGASGDDFAIHRGKAVTTLSAMLRRELNDEETASEQQATAAGRPSKWGSSREGSFAGRRSRRSSVTDDSQLTVENFGGSAGINHFAQRNPQKDLATLDHLADFAPHHGNLSHNPPLRSSRQDIRGSLSLSHDETNGDRSTPPPPPPPAGDGPVCANGQQRGLQTSGGREDRERRKSAAAPAQSGTTTWHEHFLQHEHQLSHNGDEETEESDGGEVGSGGAMAAQLNNIRLKLEEKRRRIEQDKRRLEQAVARQRQNLGHQAFLQAVTRGKSRGVDAAPSPDLSQDAAEPPSSGAENAALEQYRQSITRMNTSLQDIQSDIARLATQHSQLQQQQQQQQQHQLQQQQQQLQQQLQQQQQQLQQQLQQQQAKQLFQQHFDQYQSNIPQLHSQFSSAQNVSLSAGGVFGSSPQLAMEPQYRPIEAAFLLHDAPLSTPQRRTWAQHARLQQEHNELRGWQLSRQSQPGESHSPYAESGRAWRSPSPAVGERGGWSPQGFVLHDRSAAPNGEARHASLAPDTPPPSPRRQRQPAPSPPPSPPADMEPQNISFIGAAEDEALGGLGRLHISSGTRTYRIPSPTRTPLSRDSFRREEANEKGFYISFDDEQPKRAKPSLRQKRGSPRVDRPDDRVDAPDAWPDDDFVVHRNSHPESRSDRRESPARENSLPRDDVARQTRRPAYAPPPANPAPAPAPAPAPAALVVGEVAPDPSGAEEMERKKERIMLLSLQRRQRAEEARAKAEADAAARRAREEAAAELKAARREEQARRREAILHQYKLKKAIEEAEREGKVLDKSEFPEALSRTAGNPAGATGATRLRGRAAARARPKTIHVDGGALHAAEGMLRRQPSHASLAGGAGRRDYYRGSQDDLQDRPALARGPPPSESPGEERGVTSPGSASSGPLARRGSCKTSRERGVEEPPPARGRSKYSTYQSSFKAGRKSSSLVNLCDSGLGRATPPRRAASPGVRTLGSPSSPASGPGSLPGAIGKRRQPAHDDVSDVSSTHSSIVDYSGPRLYKQPATKSNRGIMLNAVEYCVFPGAVNAEAKRRVLEEIARSESKHFLVLFRDAGCQFRALYAYCPDTDHVSKLYGTGPRSVNERMFDKFFKYNSGSKCFSQVHTKHLTVTIDAFTIHNSLWQGKKVQLPSKRDMALVI comes from the exons ATGGTAGCTATGGTGGCCTCGGCCTCTGGATATGGCACTCTGCGCAGATTCCTGAGTGCTCCAAACGGCGCCCACTCCGATGACTCTGCTTTCGTACCGTCCGCTTCCGTATCCGTCTCG TCGAAGCAGCGCGCGTCTATCAAATGGCTGCTCTCGAAGGCGTTCAACAACCGGGTTCCCGACAATTTGCAGGAGCCCTTCTACCGGGATCATGAG GGTCAAGAACGGCTGAAACCGGCGATCACGGGCGGCTTGGCGAGCGCCGAGCTGTACTGTCTGGCGCTGGCCAACGTGTACTCCGACCCCGGCTTCCACAGCCTGAATCACACCGCCATCCTGCAGGCCCTCACTCGGAAGGGTGCGCCGCCCGTCTCGGCCGCGCCCCTCACCGAGACCGTTCTCATCCAGAACAACCCGCTGCGACTGAGTGCGCACCTGGCCGTCACCGAGGCGCTCATGGCGGTATACGCCCGCGAGGTGGTCACCCCGGAGCGGGTGGCGGCCGCCGCGCTACGATTCGGCGGAGGGCCTCCCGCCGGCGTCGCGTCGCCCGAGGAAGGCCTCCTCGTCTGGATCAACGCGGCGTGCGCGGCTTTCAACCGGGCACGG GAGGCGGGGTGCGCGGAGGTGGCCGGCGTGCGCAGCGTGGAAGAGGTGTGCTCGGGGGCGGCGTTGGCGGCTCTGCTGGCGTGGTACTGCCCGGGTGCCGTGCCGCGATCCGCCGTGCGCGCCGCGCCGCTGGCCTCGCTGCATGACTCGCTGCACAACCTGTCGCTCGTATACGACTTCTGCCGCGACCACCTGCCGCACAACTGTTTCCACATGCTGCCAGAGGACGTCACCTACATGCGCGG GTCGATGCGGCAAAACCTGGTGGCGTTGCTGGCGGATCTGTTCAATCTCCTGGAGGTGCACCCCGTGCTCGCCGTTCAGCGCTCTCGCG CGGGTCCGTCGGGGTCGGCGGAGCGGAGTAACGCGTGGGGCGTGCGCCACTCCCGCCATCTGCCGCCGCCGGACCCCGTGCCCATCCCGCGCCTCCGGGACTCGCTCGACGACCGGCCCTTCGCAG ACGTGCGCGCAGGGTCCCGGTCGCCTTCGTCCGGCGGACGAGCGTCGAGGGCGGGAGGCGCGAGCGGAGACGACTTCGCGATCCACCGCGGCAAAGCGGTCACGACGCTGTCGGCCATGTTGCGGCGGGAGCTGAACGACGAAGAAACGG CGAGCGAGCAGCAGGCGACGGCGGCGGGCAGACCGTCCAAGTGGGGCTCGAGTCGAGAGGGCAGTTTCGCCGGTCGTCGCTCGCGCCGCTCGTCCGTCACCGACGACAGCCAGCTCACCGTCGAGAACTTCGGCGGCTCGGCCGGCATCAATCACTTCGCGCAGCGCAACCCGCAGAAGGACCTCGCCACGCTCGATCACCTGGCCGACTTCGCGCCCCACCACG GTAACCTGAGTCACAACCCGCCGCTGCGGTCGTCGCGGCAGGACATCCGCGGCTCCCTGAGCCTGTCGCACGATGAGACCAACGGGGACCGCTCGACCCCTCCGCCGCCCCCGCCCCCGGCCGGCGACGGGCCCGTCTGCGCCAACGGCCAACAGAGAG GTCTGCAAACGAGCGGCGGCCGGGAGGACAGGGAGAGGCGGAAGAGCGCCGCGGCTCCGGCGCAGAGCGGCACGACCACTTGGCACGAGCACTTCCTGCAGCACGAGCACCAACTGAGTCACA ACGGCGACGAGGAGACGGAGGAGAGCGACGGAGGCGAGGTGGGCTCCGGGGGCGCCATGGCGGCGCAGCTCAACAACATCCGCCTCAAGTTGGAGGAGAAGCGGCGCCGCATCGAGCAGGACAAGCGCCGGCTCGAGCAGGCCGTCGCCCGCCAGCGGCAGAACCTCGGGCACCAGGCGTTCCTGCAGGCCGTCACGCGG GGCAAGTCTCGCGGCGTCGACGCGGCCCCCTCGCCGGACCTCTCGCAG GACGCGGCGGAGCCCCCGTCGAGCGGCGCGGAGAATGCGGCCCTGGAGCAGTACCGGCAGTCCATCACCAG GATGAACACGAGTTTGCAGGATATACAGAGCGACATAGCGCGCCTCGCCACGCAACACAGTCAACTTCAACAGCAACAGCAGCAGCAGCAACAGCACCAACTCCAACAGCAGCAACAGCAGCTCCAGCAACAATTGCAGCAACAGCAGCAACAGCTCCAGCAGCAGCTTCAGCAGCAGCAAGCGAAGCAGTTGTTTCAGCAGCACTTTGATCAGTATCAATCGAATATTCCACAGTTG CACAGCCAGTTCAGTTCCGCGCAGAACGTGTCACTGTCGGCGGGCGGCGTCTTCGGCTCGTCTCCGCAGCTGGCGATGGAGCCGCAGTACCGGCCCATCGAAGCCGCCTTCCTGTTGCACGACGCGCCTCTGTCTACGCCACAGCGCCGCACCTGGGCGCAGCACGCGCGGCTGCAACAGGAGCACAACGAGCTGCGAGGCTGGCAG CTGTCCCGACAGAGTCAGCCCGGCGAGTCCCACTCGCCCTACGCGGAGAGCGGTCGCGCCTGGCGCTCCCCGTCTCCGGCGGTCGGCGAGCGCGGCGGCTGGTCGCCGCAGGGCTTCGTGTTGCACGACCGGTCCGCCGCGCCCAACGGCGAGGCGCGACACGCCAGCCTGGCGCCGGACACGCCCCCTCCCAGCCCGCGACGGCAACGACAGCCGGCGCCCTCGCCGCCGCCGTCGCCGCCCGCCGACATGGAGCCGCAGAACATCTCCTTCATCGGCGCCGCGGAAGACGAGGCCCTCGGCGGCCTCGGCCGCCTTCACATCTCCTCGGGAACGCGAACCTATCGCATCCCCTCGCCCACGAGGACGCCGCTCTCGCGAGATTCTTTCCGTCGCGAGGAAGCGAACGAGAAGGGCTTCTACATCTCCTTCGACGACGAGCAGCCCAAGCGCGCGAAGCCGTCTCTGCGGCAGAAGCGTGGCTCGCCCCGCGTGGACCGGCCCGACGACCGCGTCGACGCTCCCGACGCCTGGCCGGACGACGACTTCGTCGTGCACAG GAATTCACATCCGGAGTCGAGGTCCGATCGACGCGAGTCGCCGGCGCGAGAGAACAGCCTTCCTCGCGATGACGTCGCGCGCCAGACGCGGCGCCCTGCTTACGCTCCGCCGCCGGCCAACCCCGCCCCCGCGCCCGCTCCGGCCCCCGCTCCCGCCGCTCTGGTCGTCGGCGAGGTGGCGCCCGATCCG AGCGGCGCGGAGGAGATGGAGCGCAAGAAGGAGCGCATCATGCTGCTTTCGCTGCAGCGGCGGCAGCGCGCCGAGGAGGCGCGGGCCAAGGCCGAGGCCGACGCGGCGGCGAGGCGCGCCCGGGAGGAGGCCGCCGCCGAGCTCAAGGCTGCGCGTCGAGAGGAACAGGCGCGACGCCGCGAGGCCATCCTGCATCAGTACAAGCTCAAGAAGGCCATCGAGGAGGCCGAGCGAGAG GGCAAAGTGCTGGACAAGTCCGAGTTTCCCGAGGCGCTGTCTCGGACGGCCGGAAATCCGGCGGGGGCCACGGGAGCGACGCGTCTCCGCGGCCGAGCGGCCGCCCGAGCCCGCCCCAAGACCATCCACGTGGACGGCGGCGCCTTGCACGCCGCCGAGGGCATGCTGCGGCGCCAGCCCTCGCACGCCAGCCTCGCAG GAGGCGCGGGGCGACGGGACTACTATCGGGGCTCGCAGGACGACCTGCAGGACCGGCCGGCTCTCGCCAGAG GTCCGCCTCCGTCGGAGTCTCCGGGCGAGGAGCGCGGCGTGACGTCGCCGGGCAGCGCGTCCAGCGGACCCCTCGCGCGGCGCGGCTCCTGCAAGACCTCCAGAG AGCGCGGGGTCGAGGAGCCGCCGCCGGCGCGCGGCAGGTCTAAGTATTCCACTTACCAGAGTAGCTTTAAGGCCGGAAGGAAATCTAGCTCCCTCGTCAACCTGTGCG ACTCGGGGCTGGGGCGCGCCACGCCTCCTCGACGCGCGGCGTCGCCGGGCGTGCGGACGCTGGGCTCGCCGTCGTCTCCGGCTTCGGGACCCGGTTCGCTGCCCGGCGCCATCGGCAAGCGGCGCCAGCCCGCCCACGACGACGTCTCCGACGTCTCCTCGACGCACTCCTCCATCGTGGACTACTCGG GTCCGCGGCTCTACAAGCAGCCGGCGACGAAGTCGAACCGCGGCATCATGTTGAACGCGGTGGAGTACTGCGTGTTCCCGGGCGCCGTGAACGCCGAGGCCAAGCGGCGCGTGCTGGAGGAGATCGCGCGCTCCGAGAGCAAGCACTTCCTGGTGCTGTTCCGAGACGCCGGCTGCCAGTTCCGCGCTCTCTACGCCTACTGCCCGGACACCGACCACGTCAGCAAGCTGTACGGCACCGGCCCGCGCTCCGTCAACGAGCGCATGTTCGACAAGTTCTTCAA GTACAACTCGGGCAGCAAGTGCTTCTCGCAGGTGCACACGAAGCACCTGACGGTGACCATCGATGCGTTCACGATACACAACTCGCTGTGGCAGGGCAAGAAGGTGCAGCTGCCCAGCAAACGCGACATGGCGCTGGTCATTTAG
- the LOC111001338 gene encoding patronin isoform X4: protein MVAMVASASGYGTLRRFLSAPNGAHSDDSAFVPSASVSVSSKQRASIKWLLSKAFNNRVPDNLQEPFYRDHEGQERLKPAITGGLASAELYCLALANVYSDPGFHSLNHTAILQALTRKGAPPVSAAPLTETVLIQNNPLRLSAHLAVTEALMAVYAREVVTPERVAAAALRFGGGPPAGVASPEEGLLVWINAACAAFNRAREAGCAEVAGVRSVEEVCSGAALAALLAWYCPGAVPRSAVRAAPLASLHDSLHNLSLVYDFCRDHLPHNCFHMLPEDVTYMRGSMRQNLVALLADLFNLLEVHPVLAVQRSRAGPSGSAERSNAWGVRHSRHLPPPDPVPIPRLRDSLDDRPFADVRAGSRSPSSGGRASRAGGASGDDFAIHRGKAVTTLSAMLRRELNDEETASEQQATAAGRPSKWGSSREGSFAGRRSRRSSVTDDSQLTVENFGGSAGINHFAQRNPQKDLATLDHLADFAPHHGNLSHNPPLRSSRQDIRGSLSLSHDETNGDRSTPPPPPPPAGDGPVCANGQQRGLQTSGGREDRERRKSAAAPAQSGTTTWHEHFLQHEHQLSHNGDEETEESDGGEVGSGGAMAAQLNNIRLKLEEKRRRIEQDKRRLEQAVARQRQNLGHQAFLQAVTRGKSRGVDAAPSPDLSQDAAEPPSSGAENAALEQYRQSITRMNTSLQDIQSDIARLATQHSQLQQQQQQQQQHQLQQQQQQLQQQLQQQQQQLQQQLQQQQAKQLFQQHFDQYQSNIPQLHSQFSSAQNVSLSAGGVFGSSPQLAMEPQYRPIEAAFLLHDAPLSTPQRRTWAQHARLQQEHNELRGWQLSRQSQPGESHSPYAESGRAWRSPSPAVGERGGWSPQGFVLHDRSAAPNGEARHASLAPDTPPPSPRRQRQPAPSPPPSPPADMEPQNISFIGAAEDEALGGLGRLHISSGTRTYRIPSPTRTPLSRDSFRREEANEKGFYISFDDEQPKRAKPSLRQKRGSPRVDRPDDRVDAPDAWPDDDFVVHRNSHPESRSDRRESPARENSLPRDDVARQTRRPAYAPPPANPAPAPAPAPAPAALVVGEVAPDPSGAEEMERKKERIMLLSLQRRQRAEEARAKAEADAAARRAREEAAAELKAARREEQARRREAILHQYKLKKAIEEAEREGKVLDKSEFPEALSRTAGNPAGATGATRLRGRAAARARPKTIHVDGGALHAAEGMLRRQPSHASLAGGAGRRDYYRGSQDDLQDRPALARGPPPSESPGEERGVTSPGSASSGPLARRGSCKTSRDSGLGRATPPRRAASPGVRTLGSPSSPASGPGSLPGAIGKRRQPAHDDVSDVSSTHSSIVDYSGPRLYKQPATKSNRGIMLNAVEYCVFPGAVNAEAKRRVLEEIARSESKHFLVLFRDAGCQFRALYAYCPDTDHVSKLYGTGPRSVNERMFDKFFKYNSGSKCFSQVHTKHLTVTIDAFTIHNSLWQGKKVQLPSKRDMALVI from the exons ATGGTAGCTATGGTGGCCTCGGCCTCTGGATATGGCACTCTGCGCAGATTCCTGAGTGCTCCAAACGGCGCCCACTCCGATGACTCTGCTTTCGTACCGTCCGCTTCCGTATCCGTCTCG TCGAAGCAGCGCGCGTCTATCAAATGGCTGCTCTCGAAGGCGTTCAACAACCGGGTTCCCGACAATTTGCAGGAGCCCTTCTACCGGGATCATGAG GGTCAAGAACGGCTGAAACCGGCGATCACGGGCGGCTTGGCGAGCGCCGAGCTGTACTGTCTGGCGCTGGCCAACGTGTACTCCGACCCCGGCTTCCACAGCCTGAATCACACCGCCATCCTGCAGGCCCTCACTCGGAAGGGTGCGCCGCCCGTCTCGGCCGCGCCCCTCACCGAGACCGTTCTCATCCAGAACAACCCGCTGCGACTGAGTGCGCACCTGGCCGTCACCGAGGCGCTCATGGCGGTATACGCCCGCGAGGTGGTCACCCCGGAGCGGGTGGCGGCCGCCGCGCTACGATTCGGCGGAGGGCCTCCCGCCGGCGTCGCGTCGCCCGAGGAAGGCCTCCTCGTCTGGATCAACGCGGCGTGCGCGGCTTTCAACCGGGCACGG GAGGCGGGGTGCGCGGAGGTGGCCGGCGTGCGCAGCGTGGAAGAGGTGTGCTCGGGGGCGGCGTTGGCGGCTCTGCTGGCGTGGTACTGCCCGGGTGCCGTGCCGCGATCCGCCGTGCGCGCCGCGCCGCTGGCCTCGCTGCATGACTCGCTGCACAACCTGTCGCTCGTATACGACTTCTGCCGCGACCACCTGCCGCACAACTGTTTCCACATGCTGCCAGAGGACGTCACCTACATGCGCGG GTCGATGCGGCAAAACCTGGTGGCGTTGCTGGCGGATCTGTTCAATCTCCTGGAGGTGCACCCCGTGCTCGCCGTTCAGCGCTCTCGCG CGGGTCCGTCGGGGTCGGCGGAGCGGAGTAACGCGTGGGGCGTGCGCCACTCCCGCCATCTGCCGCCGCCGGACCCCGTGCCCATCCCGCGCCTCCGGGACTCGCTCGACGACCGGCCCTTCGCAG ACGTGCGCGCAGGGTCCCGGTCGCCTTCGTCCGGCGGACGAGCGTCGAGGGCGGGAGGCGCGAGCGGAGACGACTTCGCGATCCACCGCGGCAAAGCGGTCACGACGCTGTCGGCCATGTTGCGGCGGGAGCTGAACGACGAAGAAACGG CGAGCGAGCAGCAGGCGACGGCGGCGGGCAGACCGTCCAAGTGGGGCTCGAGTCGAGAGGGCAGTTTCGCCGGTCGTCGCTCGCGCCGCTCGTCCGTCACCGACGACAGCCAGCTCACCGTCGAGAACTTCGGCGGCTCGGCCGGCATCAATCACTTCGCGCAGCGCAACCCGCAGAAGGACCTCGCCACGCTCGATCACCTGGCCGACTTCGCGCCCCACCACG GTAACCTGAGTCACAACCCGCCGCTGCGGTCGTCGCGGCAGGACATCCGCGGCTCCCTGAGCCTGTCGCACGATGAGACCAACGGGGACCGCTCGACCCCTCCGCCGCCCCCGCCCCCGGCCGGCGACGGGCCCGTCTGCGCCAACGGCCAACAGAGAG GTCTGCAAACGAGCGGCGGCCGGGAGGACAGGGAGAGGCGGAAGAGCGCCGCGGCTCCGGCGCAGAGCGGCACGACCACTTGGCACGAGCACTTCCTGCAGCACGAGCACCAACTGAGTCACA ACGGCGACGAGGAGACGGAGGAGAGCGACGGAGGCGAGGTGGGCTCCGGGGGCGCCATGGCGGCGCAGCTCAACAACATCCGCCTCAAGTTGGAGGAGAAGCGGCGCCGCATCGAGCAGGACAAGCGCCGGCTCGAGCAGGCCGTCGCCCGCCAGCGGCAGAACCTCGGGCACCAGGCGTTCCTGCAGGCCGTCACGCGG GGCAAGTCTCGCGGCGTCGACGCGGCCCCCTCGCCGGACCTCTCGCAG GACGCGGCGGAGCCCCCGTCGAGCGGCGCGGAGAATGCGGCCCTGGAGCAGTACCGGCAGTCCATCACCAG GATGAACACGAGTTTGCAGGATATACAGAGCGACATAGCGCGCCTCGCCACGCAACACAGTCAACTTCAACAGCAACAGCAGCAGCAGCAACAGCACCAACTCCAACAGCAGCAACAGCAGCTCCAGCAACAATTGCAGCAACAGCAGCAACAGCTCCAGCAGCAGCTTCAGCAGCAGCAAGCGAAGCAGTTGTTTCAGCAGCACTTTGATCAGTATCAATCGAATATTCCACAGTTG CACAGCCAGTTCAGTTCCGCGCAGAACGTGTCACTGTCGGCGGGCGGCGTCTTCGGCTCGTCTCCGCAGCTGGCGATGGAGCCGCAGTACCGGCCCATCGAAGCCGCCTTCCTGTTGCACGACGCGCCTCTGTCTACGCCACAGCGCCGCACCTGGGCGCAGCACGCGCGGCTGCAACAGGAGCACAACGAGCTGCGAGGCTGGCAG CTGTCCCGACAGAGTCAGCCCGGCGAGTCCCACTCGCCCTACGCGGAGAGCGGTCGCGCCTGGCGCTCCCCGTCTCCGGCGGTCGGCGAGCGCGGCGGCTGGTCGCCGCAGGGCTTCGTGTTGCACGACCGGTCCGCCGCGCCCAACGGCGAGGCGCGACACGCCAGCCTGGCGCCGGACACGCCCCCTCCCAGCCCGCGACGGCAACGACAGCCGGCGCCCTCGCCGCCGCCGTCGCCGCCCGCCGACATGGAGCCGCAGAACATCTCCTTCATCGGCGCCGCGGAAGACGAGGCCCTCGGCGGCCTCGGCCGCCTTCACATCTCCTCGGGAACGCGAACCTATCGCATCCCCTCGCCCACGAGGACGCCGCTCTCGCGAGATTCTTTCCGTCGCGAGGAAGCGAACGAGAAGGGCTTCTACATCTCCTTCGACGACGAGCAGCCCAAGCGCGCGAAGCCGTCTCTGCGGCAGAAGCGTGGCTCGCCCCGCGTGGACCGGCCCGACGACCGCGTCGACGCTCCCGACGCCTGGCCGGACGACGACTTCGTCGTGCACAG GAATTCACATCCGGAGTCGAGGTCCGATCGACGCGAGTCGCCGGCGCGAGAGAACAGCCTTCCTCGCGATGACGTCGCGCGCCAGACGCGGCGCCCTGCTTACGCTCCGCCGCCGGCCAACCCCGCCCCCGCGCCCGCTCCGGCCCCCGCTCCCGCCGCTCTGGTCGTCGGCGAGGTGGCGCCCGATCCG AGCGGCGCGGAGGAGATGGAGCGCAAGAAGGAGCGCATCATGCTGCTTTCGCTGCAGCGGCGGCAGCGCGCCGAGGAGGCGCGGGCCAAGGCCGAGGCCGACGCGGCGGCGAGGCGCGCCCGGGAGGAGGCCGCCGCCGAGCTCAAGGCTGCGCGTCGAGAGGAACAGGCGCGACGCCGCGAGGCCATCCTGCATCAGTACAAGCTCAAGAAGGCCATCGAGGAGGCCGAGCGAGAG GGCAAAGTGCTGGACAAGTCCGAGTTTCCCGAGGCGCTGTCTCGGACGGCCGGAAATCCGGCGGGGGCCACGGGAGCGACGCGTCTCCGCGGCCGAGCGGCCGCCCGAGCCCGCCCCAAGACCATCCACGTGGACGGCGGCGCCTTGCACGCCGCCGAGGGCATGCTGCGGCGCCAGCCCTCGCACGCCAGCCTCGCAG GAGGCGCGGGGCGACGGGACTACTATCGGGGCTCGCAGGACGACCTGCAGGACCGGCCGGCTCTCGCCAGAG GTCCGCCTCCGTCGGAGTCTCCGGGCGAGGAGCGCGGCGTGACGTCGCCGGGCAGCGCGTCCAGCGGACCCCTCGCGCGGCGCGGCTCCTGCAAGACCTCCAGAG ACTCGGGGCTGGGGCGCGCCACGCCTCCTCGACGCGCGGCGTCGCCGGGCGTGCGGACGCTGGGCTCGCCGTCGTCTCCGGCTTCGGGACCCGGTTCGCTGCCCGGCGCCATCGGCAAGCGGCGCCAGCCCGCCCACGACGACGTCTCCGACGTCTCCTCGACGCACTCCTCCATCGTGGACTACTCGG GTCCGCGGCTCTACAAGCAGCCGGCGACGAAGTCGAACCGCGGCATCATGTTGAACGCGGTGGAGTACTGCGTGTTCCCGGGCGCCGTGAACGCCGAGGCCAAGCGGCGCGTGCTGGAGGAGATCGCGCGCTCCGAGAGCAAGCACTTCCTGGTGCTGTTCCGAGACGCCGGCTGCCAGTTCCGCGCTCTCTACGCCTACTGCCCGGACACCGACCACGTCAGCAAGCTGTACGGCACCGGCCCGCGCTCCGTCAACGAGCGCATGTTCGACAAGTTCTTCAA GTACAACTCGGGCAGCAAGTGCTTCTCGCAGGTGCACACGAAGCACCTGACGGTGACCATCGATGCGTTCACGATACACAACTCGCTGTGGCAGGGCAAGAAGGTGCAGCTGCCCAGCAAACGCGACATGGCGCTGGTCATTTAG